Within Bacillota bacterium, the genomic segment CGCAACGGCTCAAGAGGATAACTTAACAAACAAAACCGGCCTTTATCGCTTGGAAGTGAAAGATGAAAGCGGGCAACTGGTGGCCCTGGCAGAAGGTTTGGTTTATAGAAAGAAGTAAACTGTAAGGACACCTATACTGGTTTAAATTTAAACTTACATAGATGCCGCACCGGTTAGAGGAACAATTTTGCCAAAAACATTTCCTTCAAGCACTTGCTCGCCATTTTGATTCGTACATATCATTTCCAGTTCCAGCTTTTTACCTTGTTTTAATGCCACTTTCACCCTAGCGGTGATGGTTTCTCCTATATAAACCGGTGCCAAAAACCGAAAGGACATTTTTGAGGCTACGTACGGCTCCGGGAGGAGTGTGCCGCCGGCATGCGTCAACATACCACCAGTTAAAAGGCCCGGTACGATTCTTTTTTTAAACCCGCACTTTTGTGCCGCAATTTCATCTATATGAAACTTGTTAAAATCCCCTGTAGTACCAGTAAAATTGGCCACATCACCGTCATTGAAAGTTCTGGAAAACTCAATTATGTCTCCTTCTTGCATTTCATCCCAGGAATTAAAAAAACGCATAAAATTAACCCCTTTCTTGACCAAGGAATATACCCGCCACTAGCGCTTTAAATCCACTTGTTTAATATATAAACTCAAGGTAGTTACAGCATCATGAACTATGTCAATAAGGTGCACACAACCCTGGGACTTACCCAGAAGCTCGGCAATTTCTTTTTTTGATAATCCGATAAGATCTTTTCCTTCAAGTCGTCTTAGATAATCAACTGATTCCCTGCAAATAGCATCAGGTACTCTCAAAAAACTACTTTTTGCTGCAATAACCCTGGTGCCTGAACCATTTAAACTTAGTACTACATTTATTTCGTGGAAAGAGTCACTTAATGACCCCGAAACCAGGTACTCTCCGGAATTAAGCCTGTATAATTGCTGGTTTTTAAAACGGGTAAAAATGATGTTTTCCCTTTTATCATTGCCGACATAATCACTCCAGGAGTGTTTTACATGTTTCAAATTACTATAGTAACGGCATGAATCGGTATAAAATTTGTCCCAATGTTTACTATATGCCTCCAGTGAAGCGTATCCCCGTTCACTTAATAAAAAAGTCTCTGCCTGAATTATTCCTCGTACATTTTCGCCAAAGAGGGAAATCGCCACGGAGTCATTAACATCTTTTAGCCCCTGGCGCAATTCTGGTCCACAGCCAAAATATGCCTCCATCCCCTCCAATCCTTCCAATCTTTGCACCATATTTCTTTTCTCGCCCTGAACCCGGCCATACTCCAACAAAGCATCAGTTACAATGAAAGATTTTGCATTTACCAACATGCTTGCTGTCATTTCGTAATTGCTATCACAGTATTCTGTAAACCCCTTCAGGTATTCCTTTCCCTCCCTACATATGCTTGTATGCCAAAAACACTGGAAAAGATAATCCATATTTACACACCCCTTATGCCTTACCTCCCAATGGTGGGAATATTTAAACTATTCCTTTAATTATTCACTCTCAGAACTCAAATTCCTGCGTTAACAGCACTTCTAACTACTTTTTATTTTCTGTATTGATACCAAATAAAAACAAGTCAAAGACTTTTCTAAATGCTTCATCCAGGGAAATGGAATGGTCACATATGAAAGAAGGATTTATAACAGCTCGAACCGCTGCAAGAATAGCCGTTATTGTTATATGCGAGTCCACATTTCTGAAATAGCCTAAATCTACTCCCTCTGTTAAAATACTTTCTAACTGCCCTATGCGTGCAGTACGAAAGTCATCAATATATGACCATATGTCCGGGTAATGTTTTTGTAATTCACCAAATGCCAGTGAATCCATAAACCGTATATTCTCATAGACCAATAGCGCAATCTGCCGCAGTTTTTCCGGTGGTGTCTGGTCACTTTTAATGACTTCCCGGATTAATTTTTCTATGCGCTCGGTCAAACGAAGAAACATTGCCTCTATTACTTTTTCCTTACTTATGAAGTAGCGGTATAATGTGCGCTTACTTATACCTGCTTCTGCTGCCAATTCGTCCGTTGTAGTTCCGGTCAGCCCTTTGCGCTCGGCCAATATTTCCATACTGTTCAATATTGTTTCCCTAATATTGCGCTTGTCCATTATTCCACCCTCTTGCGGAACTTTAATGAGGCGACGGTAACAACAGCAATGCCAAAGCCTGCCAGCGGAATCACGTCACGCCAAAGCTGAGTCAAACCCACCCCTTTAAGCATGATACCACGTAGAATTTCGAGGAAATACGTTAGCGGTATAACATAACCAAGGTAGCTAATAACATTAGGCATAGATTCCCGTGGAAACACAAAACCCGATAAGAGAACAGACGGGAGAATGAAAAGCATAACCATTTGCATAGCCTGGAGTTGTGTTTTGGCGACAGCCGAAAACAACATTCCCAGCCCCAGGGCAAAGATCAAAAACAATAGGGACAATATTAAAAGCAGCGGCAGACTGCCCTGAATGGACACTTTGAACCACCATACGCCAAGTCCCAGTACCAGGCCCACATCCATAAAGGCAATTATGATGTAGGGAATTAGTTTACCTACCATTAGCTCAAATCCCTGTACAGGAGTAACCATTAGCTGTTCCAGAGTTCCACGATCCCTTTCCCTAACCAGGGCAAACGCGGTAAGCATTACGGTAATGTTCTGAAGAATCAGCCCAATTAACCCGGGCACATTAAACTTTAGGCTTTCCAATCCGGGGTTGTAGTAGGCCCGGGTTCGCATATCTATGGGTGGCTCTTTGTCTAACTGTATGCCGCCCTGACGATTAAGAAATTCTATTTGCTTCTGTCTACCTAGATTTTGAGCGGTAATTTGGGCCACATTTAGCGCCGTCCTGGCTACCAAGGGGTCTGAGCCGTCCACTAAAAATTGGACCCGTGTCGGTTCCCCGCGCTTTAGATTCCGAGCATATCCAGATGGTATGACCAGTCCGGATTTAGCACTGCCTTCATCAAGATGATCTTCGAGCCGGTCAATATTTTTGACATAGATTACAGGCTGGAAGTAGCCGGTATTCTCGAAAGCATCCACCAGTTCGTGCCCCTGCCGGTGACGGTCATTATCCAACACGGCCAGGGATATGTTTTCCACATCCGTAGTCACAGCATATCCAAACAAGAGAAGCATTAATACCGGCATGGCCACGGATATTATTAAGCTGGGCCGGTCTCTTATTATGTGCAATATCTCCTTACGGGCAATAGCAGCGAGGAGACTAAAGCGCATCCTGTTCAGCTCCTTCCCGGGCCAATTTTACGAACACATCTTCTAAGCTGGAGGTACCGGCAAATTGCTCTATTAAATCTGAGGGCTTACCGAATGCGCTAAGTTGCCCCTTAAACATTAGAGCGGTTGTGTCACACCGCTCAGCCTCATCCATATAGTGAGTTGTTACCAAAACGGTGATCCCCTTCCGGCTCAAGTCACTTAGGATTTGCCAAAAAAGCCGTCTGGAAACAGGGTCTACTCCGGCAGTGGGCTCGTCCAGAATAAGCAGACGCGGTTCATGTAGAAATGCGCAGGCCAAGGCAACCCGCTGTTTCCAGCCACCGGAGAGAGTACCTACAATTTGGTTTTCCCTTATATCAAGCTGCATTTCCTGCTTTAATTCGGACAGCCGCTCTTTGGCATAACTGCGGGACAGACCGTATATTTGACCGAAAAACAGCATATTTTCCTTAATGGTCAAATCTTCATACAGACTAAATTTTTGATTCATGTAACCTATGTTTTGCTTAATCTTTTCAGCACCGGTGACAATGTCATAGCCTAATACAGTTGCGCCACCACCCGAAGGCCTCATTAGGCCACACAGCATTCGTATAGTAGTGGATTTGCCGGAACCGTTCGGACCAAGCAGACCAAATATGGACCCTTCGGGTATTTGCAAGGAGACATTGTCCACGGCTTGCAAAGAGCCAAAATTTTTACTTAGATTTTCGACTTCTATCACGTAAGGCACTAATACCACCTTATTCCTTATCATTTAATTAAGCAGTTAGACATTTTATAAATAAACATCTGCCGGCATACCCGGTAAAAGGTAAGACTGTCCGTTAACCACTTCTAACTTAACTTTAAAAACCAATCGTACCCGGTCTTCTTTAGTCTGCACATTTTTAGGAGTAAATTCAGCCTCCGGTGAGATATAGGTGACCTTGCCCTTAAATCGCTTTTTAGGATAGCTGTCCACGGCAATTTGGACTTCCTGTCCAGCTTTAACTTTATCCAACCGGTTTTCAGGGATATAGGTATAAAGGTATAAATCATCAGTATTCCCCAGGGTGGCAATTTCAGATCCGGGCTTTACTACTTCACCTTTTTTGTAATTACACGTAAGCACGGTCCCTTTCATGGGTGTACGTAGCACAGTTTCAGAAAGATTTTGCTCGTGCAATTTTACTGCTGCATTGGCTGCATCTACATGGGCCCGAAGTTGTTCTATGGTTTCCGGTTTTACCCCGGTCTTTAACAAATCCAGTTTACTGCGGGCAGCTTCCAAACTTGATTCCACAGCATTTAGGCGGTACTTTGCCTTATCAGTCAAGTTAGCCTGAGTATTCAATTTATGTTCGGTCAAGGCACCTTGCTCAGCTAACTGCCTGTATTTCTGCAGTGTGTCCTGCTGAAGGTTTAAGTCTGAGCGGGCCGATTTAAGCTCAGCAGCTATACGCTCCACTTCCTGCCTTGCTGCCGCAATTTCTTGAACCCTGCTTCCGCTTTCTGCTTCGGCCAGCTTTGCCCGGGTAGCTCTTAATTCTGCTTTGGCTTGCTCTACTTTTAATTCCAATTCCGGAGAGGAAAGCAAGGCCACCTTATCTCCTCCTGCAACAACCGATCCTTCATCTACAAAAAGCTCTTTTATCGTTCCGCCTACTTCTGCCACTATTCTAATTTCCTCCGCCTCAACTGTCCCGGTGGTCTTTAAACTTTTTCCATCGTCGCCGCATCCTGCGGTAAAGGCAATTAAAATAAGAAGAATTAGCATACTGAATTTGTGCATAGCACGCCCTCCTCTGCATGTAAACTAAATGTCGTTAATCAGTTTACTTTACCCATTTTAAATCAAGCTGGCAGTATATGCAACAGATATCAAGAAAAGCGCGCTAAATCAGTTCCCTTACCGCGCGTTTTTCAGTACTTTTTTCCTTTGTTCTTGCCATATATATGGCAAGGTATACTTTTCTAAAGTGTAAAAAACTCTATTCCGGCCAGCACCGAAATAGAGTTTTTTAAAACCATTAGCTTTGGACCAGGTCAACAAACGAGAAACTCAATGTATCTACCAGCCCCCGGTTAGTAAGTCTTAGCTCTGGCAACACCGGTAGCGAAAGGAGAGACATGGTCATAAACGGAGAAACTAACCGACACCCCAACTCCTGCCACGCATCATGAACGCCTTTTACCCTGTCTGCAACTTCCTCTACCGACTTATCAGACATAAGACCGGCTATGGGCAGGGGTAGGAGCGCCAGCACTTTACCATCCCGCACGACCACCATTCCGCCCCCGCTTTCTGCCAGGGCGTTTCCGGCTAAAGCCATGTCAGCATCATTCATACCCACAATGAGAAGGTTATGACTATCATGGGCAATGGTTGACGCGACGGCCCCTCCGTTTAAACCGAATCCCTGCACCAGTCCCAAGCCTATACTTCCATTCCCTCCATGTCTTTCTACAACCGCCGCTTTGGCAATGTCATGGGTTGAGTCAGCTTCAACTCCGCCATCTTTTACTGGTAATTCCTCTGTCTTGTGCCTGTTGAGCACACTTGCTTCTAAAATCTCCATGACACGAGCTCGGGCTGTTCCTGTACCCGTAGTAGGAGCTACAATTCGGAAGTGATCAGCCTTTAAGTGTTCTTTTAAATGAACGGAACTACTAACGTTGGTGGGGTATGTAACTTCAGGCAAGTCAGCTAACATTTTACCGGCATCTGCTGTAATTTGCCCGTCGGTCATAACCTTTTCTACTTCAACACCGGCCAGGTCACTTAAGAAAAGAATATCAGCAAAACGGCCCGGGGCAATTGCTCCCAGGTCCTGGGCCACGCCAAAGCATTCCGCTGTATTGATGGTTACCGCTTGAATGGCGCGAATGGGATCAAGCCCCTCGTTAACGGCTCTTTGCACTACATGGTTCAGATGGCCTGAACTTAACAGAGTGTCAGGGTGACAGTCATCGCTTACTAAGATGGCACGACGGCTATCAACACTGGTTTCGGTCAAACTTTTTACAGTAGCTTTCACATCATGCCACGCAGAACCCTCTCGCATTTTGGCATAAAACCCCAAGCGAAGGCGATTTAACGCGTCCTGAGTTAGCACGGATTCATGACAGGAAATAATTCCGGCAGCACCGTAAGCTGCTAATCCCTGGAAATCCCCAGGCACAGAATAATGACCGGTGATGGGTTTCCCTGCCTGCATTGTAGCCTTTAGCTCTCCGTGTACACTTTCATCTCCGGCCAGTACACCAGGAAAATTCATCATTTCGCCCAAGCCGCAAATCCCGGGCCAGGTCATAGCTTCAGCAATTTCTTCCGGCCCAAAAACAGCGCCCGCATCTTCGAACCCGGGAGCCGCAGGAACACACGAAGGCATGGTGGCAAAAACTTTGAGGGGAAGGTTAAGTCCTTCCTCTACCATCAATTTAACCCCGTCCATCCCCAACACATTTGCTATTTCATGAGGGTCCATAAATATGGTGGTAGTTCCGCACGGAAGAACTGCACGCGCAAATTGAGTGACCGTTACCATGCTGCTTTCCACATGCACATGGCCATCCATAAAGCCCGGGCAAAGATAATAGCCTTCCGCGTCAATAACCTCAGTATCAGGACCAATAGTGTGACTGACGTCACCTACCGTGGCTATCCGGTCCCCCTTAATTGCCACATCCCAGTTCAATATCTCCCCGGTAAAAACGTTCACCACTTTACCGTTTTGAATAACCTTGTCTGCCGGTGTTTTACCGGTGGCCGTTGCCACCAAGTCCCGGGTCACTTCCATCAATGGATTCCTGGCTAAAACCATGTGATAGCTCCTCCTTGTCAATACTAAAGTTAATTGTTAGTCCGTGTTATTAAAGGAAATTGTAACTCCTAACTTAGAATTATATAGGATAAATGACTTACCTGTCGAATCTATTTGTTAGTTTAGGAGATTGTTCCCAAAACCATACAAAACTATAGTTTTGAACACTCATTATAAGAGGAAGGGGTTATGTAATCTTGTTTGTAAGTAATGTTGCCAACATTGATAAAGTTGAAGTTAACGCTCCGGGAGCACTAAATGCCCTTAAGCAAACCCTGATAGGGCCGGCACAGGGGTGGGAAGGTTGGGTAATGCGTATGTTTACCCTTTCGGAGGGGGGAAACACACCGCGGCACTCACACGCATGGCCGCATATTAATTACATTGTGAGTGGCAAGGGCATATTATACCTGGAAGGTGAAGAACATGTGGTAGAGCCAGGTTCCGTAGCCTATGTTCCCGGCGGCGCTGAGCACCAATTCAAAAGTAAGGGAAAAGAAGACTTTTCCTTTATATGCATAGTCCCGGAAGAGGGAGATGTCTAGACCATCATAGTGAATCTGCACTAATACTCTCCCCCTCTCATAAGATATTTAAATACAATGAAGGGGGGATTGACTTGTCTGACGTTATTCTTTCAGACTACTGTTTTGTTTCTGAGCCAATAGTACTGGATACGCCGGCGCCTAATTTTACGGCGGAAGGATATTACTGCGGCGAGAGACAGACTTTCAAACTTTCTGACTACCGGAAAAGGTGGGTTGTATTATTCTTTTACGCTGCTGATTTCACCTTTGTCTGACCAACAGAATTAGCAGCCGTGGCTGACCATTATGATCAATTTAGAAAGCTTGGGGCTGAAGTACTGGCCATTAGTACCGACAGTGTATATGCTCATAAGATTTTTGCCCAAATATCACCTTCAGCCCGGAAAGTACAATACCCGCTGCTATCCGACCCTACACATGAAATTTCCCGGTGCTACGGAGCTTATAACCCGGCAACGGGATTTGCTACCCGCACAACCCTTATTGTGTCACCAAACGGGTTAATTAAGTATTTTTGTAAATATCCTCTACCGGTAGGGCGAAATGTAAAGGAAATCATTCGGGTTTTACAGGCCCTTCAGTTTACCGAGGCCTCAGGTCTTGGTGCCCCTGCCGGCTGGGTACCCGGGAGACCCGGCATCAAGAGAGACTGGGATTTAGTAGGCAAAATTTAATTTTAAAACCCCTTCCGGACTGAAGGGGTTTTTATCTTTCTTGCATACTACCGGGCGGGTAACGGAAATGTCCGGTAATCTCCCAGCGGTTCAAGCAATCCTCTTCCACTGCCATACCGGCATTATGGATAACCAGGGGCATGCCGCTAGCACCATTACGGTCGCTAATAATGCCGCAGTGCTCAAGTCCATTGGGAAACCTCCAATAGACCACGTCTCCCCACTGCCATTCCTGTAAACCCTCTTTGCCCGTGGAAATTGTAAGGGAATCACCGAATCTGCTAAAAAAATTAACCTGATTGGGGACCCGCCGGTGGTCAATGTTGGGGTCGGGTCGTGCCAATCCCCAATTTTGAGGATAACGATTAAAGTGCACCTTCATGTCTTCATGAATCAGTCGCTGCAAATCTATACCCGCATGGCGAAAGGCTCTTATGACCACATCCGTACATGCCCCCCGGTTCTCCGGAACGTCGCCCCCAGGATAATCAATAACTTGATAAGAGTCATCGTAAGTAACACCCTTTTTTGCTTCTTGCCGTGCCCCAAGCAATACAAGGTCATACACGTCCTGCTTTTGAGGTGGGATCTGCTCTACCGGTGAGGGTTTATCCAAGCTGGAAATAGAATTACCTTCTGTGCCACCCCCACAACCGGCCAGCAATATGATTACGGCAAATGGTACCAGCAGCCACCTAAATTTTCTGCAGTGCACATAACCGCTCCTTTTCACTATTTGCCCAGAGGGTTCAACCGGCGTCCGCTCCACAATAGTAAAAGTGTACCTACACCTAAATAAAATATTAGATAAACACCCCAATACGGTATTACCCAATTTGCCTCTTGTCCCAGGAGCGGTCCTTCACCCATAATGCGTAGTAGTGCAAACACCGGGTTAATATCAAGCAAAAACTGCACAGGAAAAGTCATATCATCAATTCCGGCATATATATTTCGGGTAACTTCTCTGATAAATACAGCCAAAAAGGCAGTGCCTGCACCTAAAAGAGCAGTAATACCGTAAGACGTAATGGTACTTATTCCTGTTCGCTTAAAAAAAGCTGAACAGGCCATACCAATAGAGGCAAATAAGTACATAGTTACTAAATAAAAGCCAAACATACTTAATAATTGGGCCGGAGCAATACCACCAAACATGAGTACCATGCTATACAGGGGAAACGTCGCCACAACCAATAACAAGGTAAAGGCACAAGATGATACGAGCTTACTGATTACAATGCCACGCGGGCTTAAATCGGTAATAAGCAGTACATCAAGGGTTTGGCGTTCCCTCTCTCCGCTGATCGTACCTGCGGTGAGCCCTGGGGTAACAAAGGCCAGTAGAATTAATTGAGCAACACTTAAGACCGCAAATATTTCCTGACTCTGAGAAGGGTTAAATGTCATCGGTGCGTGACGCCAATTCAAATAAATAAAACCCAGGGTAAATCCACCCAGTACCAGAAGGTAAATAAAGAGTATCCAAGGTGCTTTGCCCTTCCTGAATGGCTGCCATAATTCTTTAAACAGTACTGGATTGATGGACATTGCTTTCTACCTCCCCGGTCACTGCCATAAATATATCTTCCAGGTTGCCCCGTTCTTCTGAAAACTGAACTACATCATACCCTGCTGAGACCACTTCTCTAAGCAGATTAACCTGTGCGGTTTTGTTTCCACTAAAAATCAAACGTACCATATTGTCAACTTCCTCTGCCTGTATAACAGCAGGATAACCACCCAAGTACTCCACCAGTTTTGTCATGTGTTCGGTTACCTCGATATTAATAACGCGGTTACCTTTCCCGCCGGAAATTATTTCTGGTACGGGGCCGCTGGCCAGTAATTTACCATTTTGTAATATTCCAACCCGGTCACATATCTCGGATAATTCAGGCAAAATGTGCGAACTAATAAGTACTGTCTTACCCATCTGGCCTAGCTGTACTACGATCTCTTTCACCTCAGCCCTGGCCCTGGGGTCCAGGCCCGAGGCAGGTTCGTCCAAGATAAGAACCTGAGGATCGTGGACAAGGCACCTGGCCAGAGCCAGCCGCTGTTTCATACCGCGTGATAAATTATCCACATACGCCTCCGCTTTGTCCGGCAGGTTCACCAGCTCCAACAAATCCTTAACCAGGACGTCATGTTTTTCTTCCGGTATATTATAAGACGACGCAAAAAAGCTCAGGTATTCACGTGATGTTAATCCATCATAAACGCCAAAAAAATCGGGCATGTATCCGATAGAACGTCGTACCCCACGGGTATCGTGAACAATATCT encodes:
- a CDS encoding TetR/AcrR family transcriptional regulator, which codes for MDKRNIRETILNSMEILAERKGLTGTTTDELAAEAGISKRTLYRYFISKEKVIEAMFLRLTERIEKLIREVIKSDQTPPEKLRQIALLVYENIRFMDSLAFGELQKHYPDIWSYIDDFRTARIGQLESILTEGVDLGYFRNVDSHITITAILAAVRAVINPSFICDHSISLDEAFRKVFDLFLFGINTENKK
- a CDS encoding cupin domain-containing protein; translation: MFVSNVANIDKVEVNAPGALNALKQTLIGPAQGWEGWVMRMFTLSEGGNTPRHSHAWPHINYIVSGKGILYLEGEEHVVEPGSVAYVPGGAEHQFKSKGKEDFSFICIVPEEGDV
- a CDS encoding MaoC family dehydratase; amino-acid sequence: MRFFNSWDEMQEGDIIEFSRTFNDGDVANFTGTTGDFNKFHIDEIAAQKCGFKKRIVPGLLTGGMLTHAGGTLLPEPYVASKMSFRFLAPVYIGETITARVKVALKQGKKLELEMICTNQNGEQVLEGNVFGKIVPLTGAASM
- a CDS encoding ABC transporter ATP-binding protein, with the translated sequence MIEMKELTKSFGNNIALNELTLFIPGGQVYGLIGPNGAGKTTAMRILATLAAADSGTAIVDGKDIVHDTRGVRRSIGYMPDFFGVYDGLTSREYLSFFASSYNIPEEKHDVLVKDLLELVNLPDKAEAYVDNLSRGMKQRLALARCLVHDPQVLILDEPASGLDPRARAEVKEIVVQLGQMGKTVLISSHILPELSEICDRVGILQNGKLLASGPVPEIISGGKGNRVINIEVTEHMTKLVEYLGGYPAVIQAEEVDNMVRLIFSGNKTAQVNLLREVVSAGYDVVQFSEERGNLEDIFMAVTGEVESNVHQSSTV
- a CDS encoding ABC transporter permease, which produces MSINPVLFKELWQPFRKGKAPWILFIYLLVLGGFTLGFIYLNWRHAPMTFNPSQSQEIFAVLSVAQLILLAFVTPGLTAGTISGERERQTLDVLLITDLSPRGIVISKLVSSCAFTLLLVVATFPLYSMVLMFGGIAPAQLLSMFGFYLVTMYLFASIGMACSAFFKRTGISTITSYGITALLGAGTAFLAVFIREVTRNIYAGIDDMTFPVQFLLDINPVFALLRIMGEGPLLGQEANWVIPYWGVYLIFYLGVGTLLLLWSGRRLNPLGK
- a CDS encoding ABC transporter permease, with protein sequence MRFSLLAAIARKEILHIIRDRPSLIISVAMPVLMLLLFGYAVTTDVENISLAVLDNDRHRQGHELVDAFENTGYFQPVIYVKNIDRLEDHLDEGSAKSGLVIPSGYARNLKRGEPTRVQFLVDGSDPLVARTALNVAQITAQNLGRQKQIEFLNRQGGIQLDKEPPIDMRTRAYYNPGLESLKFNVPGLIGLILQNITVMLTAFALVRERDRGTLEQLMVTPVQGFELMVGKLIPYIIIAFMDVGLVLGLGVWWFKVSIQGSLPLLLILSLLFLIFALGLGMLFSAVAKTQLQAMQMVMLFILPSVLLSGFVFPRESMPNVISYLGYVIPLTYFLEILRGIMLKGVGLTQLWRDVIPLAGFGIAVVTVASLKFRKRVE
- the ade gene encoding adenine deaminase, encoding MVLARNPLMEVTRDLVATATGKTPADKVIQNGKVVNVFTGEILNWDVAIKGDRIATVGDVSHTIGPDTEVIDAEGYYLCPGFMDGHVHVESSMVTVTQFARAVLPCGTTTIFMDPHEIANVLGMDGVKLMVEEGLNLPLKVFATMPSCVPAAPGFEDAGAVFGPEEIAEAMTWPGICGLGEMMNFPGVLAGDESVHGELKATMQAGKPITGHYSVPGDFQGLAAYGAAGIISCHESVLTQDALNRLRLGFYAKMREGSAWHDVKATVKSLTETSVDSRRAILVSDDCHPDTLLSSGHLNHVVQRAVNEGLDPIRAIQAVTINTAECFGVAQDLGAIAPGRFADILFLSDLAGVEVEKVMTDGQITADAGKMLADLPEVTYPTNVSSSVHLKEHLKADHFRIVAPTTGTGTARARVMEILEASVLNRHKTEELPVKDGGVEADSTHDIAKAAVVERHGGNGSIGLGLVQGFGLNGGAVASTIAHDSHNLLIVGMNDADMALAGNALAESGGGMVVVRDGKVLALLPLPIAGLMSDKSVEEVADRVKGVHDAWQELGCRLVSPFMTMSLLSLPVLPELRLTNRGLVDTLSFSFVDLVQS
- a CDS encoding HlyD family efflux transporter periplasmic adaptor subunit — encoded protein: MHKFSMLILLILIAFTAGCGDDGKSLKTTGTVEAEEIRIVAEVGGTIKELFVDEGSVVAGGDKVALLSSPELELKVEQAKAELRATRAKLAEAESGSRVQEIAAARQEVERIAAELKSARSDLNLQQDTLQKYRQLAEQGALTEHKLNTQANLTDKAKYRLNAVESSLEAARSKLDLLKTGVKPETIEQLRAHVDAANAAVKLHEQNLSETVLRTPMKGTVLTCNYKKGEVVKPGSEIATLGNTDDLYLYTYIPENRLDKVKAGQEVQIAVDSYPKKRFKGKVTYISPEAEFTPKNVQTKEDRVRLVFKVKLEVVNGQSYLLPGMPADVYL
- a CDS encoding ABC transporter ATP-binding protein produces the protein MPYVIEVENLSKNFGSLQAVDNVSLQIPEGSIFGLLGPNGSGKSTTIRMLCGLMRPSGGGATVLGYDIVTGAEKIKQNIGYMNQKFSLYEDLTIKENMLFFGQIYGLSRSYAKERLSELKQEMQLDIRENQIVGTLSGGWKQRVALACAFLHEPRLLILDEPTAGVDPVSRRLFWQILSDLSRKGITVLVTTHYMDEAERCDTTALMFKGQLSAFGKPSDLIEQFAGTSSLEDVFVKLAREGAEQDAL
- a CDS encoding peroxiredoxin; translation: MHSPGRGRCLDHHSESALILSPSHKIFKYNEGGIDLSDVILSDYCFVSEPIVLDTPAPNFTAEGYYCGERQTFKLSDYRKRWVVLFFYAADFTFVUPTELAAVADHYDQFRKLGAEVLAISTDSVYAHKIFAQISPSARKVQYPLLSDPTHEISRCYGAYNPATGFATRTTLIVSPNGLIKYFCKYPLPVGRNVKEIIRVLQALQFTEASGLGAPAGWVPGRPGIKRDWDLVGKI
- a CDS encoding DUF2889 domain-containing protein, giving the protein MDYLFQCFWHTSICREGKEYLKGFTEYCDSNYEMTASMLVNAKSFIVTDALLEYGRVQGEKRNMVQRLEGLEGMEAYFGCGPELRQGLKDVNDSVAISLFGENVRGIIQAETFLLSERGYASLEAYSKHWDKFYTDSCRYYSNLKHVKHSWSDYVGNDKRENIIFTRFKNQQLYRLNSGEYLVSGSLSDSFHEINVVLSLNGSGTRVIAAKSSFLRVPDAICRESVDYLRRLEGKDLIGLSKKEIAELLGKSQGCVHLIDIVHDAVTTLSLYIKQVDLKR
- a CDS encoding DUF1287 domain-containing protein: MYDLVLLGARQEAKKGVTYDDSYQVIDYPGGDVPENRGACTDVVIRAFRHAGIDLQRLIHEDMKVHFNRYPQNWGLARPDPNIDHRRVPNQVNFFSRFGDSLTISTGKEGLQEWQWGDVVYWRFPNGLEHCGIISDRNGASGMPLVIHNAGMAVEEDCLNRWEITGHFRYPPGSMQER